Part of the Benincasa hispida cultivar B227 chromosome 11, ASM972705v1, whole genome shotgun sequence genome, TTCAatgataaaatttcaaaaataaaatctctAGATATACcaaatatctcaaaattttGAGGTAGATTTCAATTATGCTCctcaattttgaatattttatttttttattaatcaaGTTTCTTTTTGTCATGCTTTTTTTTTCCGACTCCTTTGGTTATTAGGAATGTTCGTCTCTTCAAGGAGCTTTACTttcatttcgatttttttttaacttatattCTCCAgtgtttttttttgtgtaaGAATATGCCCTAATTTACTCTTCATAGTTCTTCTTACCTAATCTTCAACTTGAGACTATTTTTCTAATTCATCTATTggtttttagaatttttctccctatttcatttattactaaaattgtttttcttttcaaaaagaaagttttttattttcttttagcttTGAAATTTGTTTGTAAAATACTCTTTAGAGAGCTTTCTTtattaaaatacaataaaaactaATGTAACCACTAATATCTAAAAATTGAATAGCATAcacatcaattttaaaataaaaggtaattgtaattggtagcatttttaggaataataaccaagtatataacatcattgatagactcttactagTGATATGATATATCTTGTTTAAGTTATAAAAAGTCTGCGgcgaattgagaaaagagtaattatgcgacagatacactgagtatgcaaaggaacgggttgagaatatctttagctagcatttcccgagaatgcgttgactcctaccaataatatggtctattattgatagattaTTTACATttgatcatatttataatttcttttacattatgttatatctgttaATACTTTAGgtctaatatctatatttaCAACTATTCCTGAAATAAATGGTAACAATGGTCTTGATTTTTTCTATAGTTACATACACTTAATTTTGGCATATAAGCTATATTTTAGAACCATTTTAATgtgaaagataaaaataaaaatattaaaaatttaaggtcATAGTTAAACTAAGTTTTGGCATATTGGATATAATTTAATCTTCATAGTTAATGATATAActattttctctctcatatTCCCATAATTCGAACTCGGATAACAAATAACTCTTCAAaatattcataataataataataataataataataataactaacagatttatactaaaaaaagagATTCAAAACCGAAATTCCTATTCTCCATCTCTTTTATCTCAAATCATTTCAttggatatttaaaaaaatctaaaaagaaaaaaaaaattattatttatagagctcactctattaagatattttttaaaaatatattttgactTCAAAATTCCTCCCATCAAGCCTTTTGAATAGCCCACTTTCCTACTCTTTCTCTAACTAAACCGTCTCCCTCTCTCTAACTTTCACTCTTCCCATTTTACCCTtactaaactaaaaaaaaaagaacaattcAACTAAAATGGGgataaatttatctttttttaaagtaaaattgaataaaacacTCCATTTAAGAACAAGTAAAAttgttaattattataaaaaataggttaaaaaaacactttttttgtCCCTGAACATTcatgaaaataacaatttagtccattaactttaatatgtaacaatttggtcattgtactttcaaatttataacaatgaGTCTCTAACGTAAAAAGAttcatcaaaattagatgtcaagttttatcttttttatgatgtagactttgtattatataaaaatattgactCCCTAACTTGTTTATCaacttatttattaaaaaaaaaaaatcattaaatcttaacaatAATTTCTGCTATGAGGATTGAatagtttcaaattttaaaatacgaagactaaattgttatataataaaattcaaggactaaattgttataaaataaattaaagtttaaagagtaaattgatattttcatgaaagtttaaggactgAAAgtaattttaacttaaaaataaataaagattttatttaattaatttttctaaacacAACATGGGACCGCATAGGAACAAGTGGATTTTTGTTGCATAATGTTGGGTCAAATggataaaatgtttataaagtatgtttataaaaaaaagaattaaatttgtGAATCACAACAAACAATCTGACGGCTGAGATTTCGTCatcataattaatattaaaaagacaaaaaaccaaataagtTTGTTCTGTCACTTGGGAAAGTTGCAGCTTGCCGACATGTGTgattttgttatgaattttcttaatttttaccACATTGGTTTTTccgaattttttttaatatttatttcaaattttgctcaCAAGGGTGTATTTgtaattccatttttttttaaaaaaaaaaaaaaatctaatttcaGTTACAGTCCAGTTCGATATTCAAGCAAAAAATATTGCCTCAATTCACTGAATTTGGAAAATATGGCTGTAAATTTCATGtataaaaggaaaggaaagcaCCATaaagttttcaaattcaaattaatcaattcgaaagtaaaaagaaaaaaaaatgaatatgaatacataaaaaaatatgtaagtggatttttatttttcatctttttaaatttgagtgctttttcattgttttctttttttctttcatctcttttttttttcctctttgctGTTCTGGGTTTTGCTTCTTCTCAAtaacaataaagaaaaatggaccCTTTGATGCTTAGAGTTTATGCCTTATTTTGCCTATAATGCCTGGTTTGAAGCTCTCTTTCTCTACTCTTTATATAaatcttaattttctttttgttgatcTAAATTTCCCAGATTTGGTACttcttttttgttcttctttatatTCCAAAGTTCAatttttgaagatttttttgGGTTTAATTCAATTATCATAATGTTTTTTGAAATGGGGTTTTCAAAAGTTTGCTTCTTTTTTcgtttttaattgaaaaattctGAGAATTTTACAGAGTTTAGAGAGCACCGatgaatattttttctttacatggaaagaacataaattttgaagaaaaaaattatggaaTGTGAGAATGTTTTTTGCCATGTTTGATTCCATATATTATTCTGTATCTTCCCTTTTGTTCCTTTCTAATTTTTACTTcctttttagtgtttttttttcttttttaaaagcaTTATATACAGATAATTACTCTCTCAATTTCTAATTCTTTTTGTAGGCATCATCTTCATTTTTATCTTGAACTATAGACAATTAGTAGGTTTTATCTGTAAATGCATAATAGATTCttaaatttaaactttcatTCTTTGAATTTCtatggattttgaaaatttgattacATTACATTAATATGTTTGATTGTAGTGTTGAAATGCATATGGAGTTTTCTGATTACACAAGAGTTGTATTCCATCGAATCAGTAAAATAGATCCAGAGaatgtaaaaaaaatcattggttTTTTACTTCTCCATGATCATGGTGATCAAGAGATGGCTAGATTAGCACTAGGACCTGATAGCCATATCCAGGAAGTTATTATGCTAGCCAAGAACGAGCTGCATCAACTACGATCGATGCCGGCCCCGGTATCACCCCCGTCCCTGTCCCCATCTCACGGAGGTTTCATTTCATCTGCTATTAGAAACAGGCAGTTTTCAACTTCCCCTCCTGGTTGGGAGCAGCCACAACTGACTAACAAACCTACTCCTGATTACATACCATTAAGCTACTCTGATTCTATGTATGAATTACACAATCCTCACTTCTTTTGTTTAGATGACCATATGGAACCGTCGAACTCCGGTCTCTCTAGCTTTGATTGTAGATATGTGGAAAATGCTGCAATGGTCAATAGCTTTATTACAAGGAACACTCGCCATTACTCGAATGTGCCGGAGTTTCAGCCTAGGACATGTCACTACTTCAACAAAGGATTTTGTAAGCATGGAAGTAGTTGTAGGTATCTCCATAGTGGGAGCCTTTATAATAGCAATTCTAATGTCAATGATGATCATGTTTTCCGACCTGGTTCGCTCGAGAGGTTGGAGTTTGAAATTGTTGAGCTTCTTAAATCAAGAAGAGGCAGTCCTATTTCAATTGCTTCACTGCCAATGATTTACTATGAAAAGTATGGAAAAGTTCTTCAAGCTGAAGGATACCTAACTGAGAGCCAGAGGCATGGTAAATCAGGTTTTAGCTTGACAAAGCTCCTCACTCGATTGAAAAGCAGCATCCAGGTGATCGACAGGTTGGTATCACTTTTGACTTTAAGCTTTTGGTTTTAGTAGTGAGAGGTTTATATATGATTATCTTTGGTTTGTATGGTTTGTATGTCATGTCAGGCCTCATGGACAGCATGCAGTCATTTTGGCAGAAGATGCTCCGAAATTCATGGACCATCGGAAGGATAAGAATGACCCCGGTCCGATCGTTAGCAGCGCACGACAGATATATATGACATTTCCAGCTGACAGCACCTTCACAGAAGATGATGTTTCTGATTACTTCAGGCAAATGCTAAATGCTTGTGTTTAGCATTTTTTCCTTTGATACATTTGATTGGCATTGCATTGTCTTTGCTTATTACTGTTTCAATTTGCACATTATCTTATTTTGTTTGTGTGATTATAGTGTCCACTATGGACTGGTTGAAGATGTAAGGATACCTTGCCAACAAAGGAGGATGTTCGGGTTCGTGACGTTTCACAGTATCGAGACTGTGAAACTAATCTTGTCTGATGATAGCGAGCATTTAATTTGCGGGGCTCGGGTTCTCGTGAAGCCTTATAGAGAAAAGTCCAAGCTATTGGAAAGGTATACTTACTGCCTACTCCCCTTCCTCTGCCTATTCCATATGCATTGCCTTCAACTTCttaaaatttggttttgttttgaTTCAGGAAGTACCAAGAAAGAATTGAACAGCAAAATCAAGATTATTTTTCTTCACGCTATAACAACCTCGAACCCGAGCAGCTTCACTTGAGTAAGTAGGCAAGATTGTATTTGTTTCTTGTCTCAATTTATGCATCACGACTAACACAAATCATTCTAGTTGCAAGAGGCTATGATTTTTCCCCCACGATGCTGAGGTTAAGAATGGAAGAACAGCAGCAGCGGCAACAACAACAACACGCACTCGAGAGGAGCCTTTCCGAGATGACCTTGATTCAGAAATCGGTCGTGAATCAGCCCTACTTTAGCTATCAGATGAATGAACTGAAACTTCCAGTTCCAGAAGGTTAATGATGATCATAAGCTTTTTTGTTTACTATGTTGTCAATTCCTTTTGTTATAATAATTCTTAAAATGCATTTGACTTTACCACCTACAGAAAGATTTGATCATCTGATGGATATTCTGAATGTACTGAAAAGTGGCTCTGGCTCTAGCTCGAGCTCAAGCTCTATAACTGATGAAAATAAGCAACCCCGGAACGTTATAGATTGGAACCACATCGAACTCAACCTCAAGAGGTAAAAACAACAACTTATATATGTTTTTTGATGGTGAAATGGATAGTGATTATGggaattttctttgttttattttgatgaCAGTGAAGGATATAATCTACCAGAAAGTccatttgaaacttcaacaGGAAACAACACATAGAAGTGATAGAGATACATCCATACAAACATAGGATTATCAAATCTTCTTTTACATATAGAAGAGGAAGGGAAAAACAAAAATCGAAGAACAAAGAACGAGAAACAGCGGATTCTGATTTGAAGACAATTTGTCTCTACTATTACCATTTTGTTCTTATTTCTGTCCCGAGTATATAGAGTTGTCGGTCGGTCGGTCGATCTGGATCGGCttataataaaatgtaatgcaCAGATCTTACATGTAAGAAGATTCTaaggtttctttctttttttcttttcttttctctctcctttttaattattttagttataGAAGAGAGAGGGAGGTTTGTCTTGGTTTTAGATATAGAAAGATAGGGTCTTTTTAGGTGTAAGAAACCACAATACATCAATCTTTTGAAAGATTGTGAAATGTTATTAGAATCTTCCTgcaatgaataaataaaaatctttgtttttttttttaattatttgtctATTTATTTCAAAGTTGTTTTTTGTTCGAATTAGTTTGATAAATTTGTTTGtgatattaaaagaaataaatagtcgtttttatttttaagtgcTCTATTTAATAGTAAATTTGTTGATTAACACCAAATTTAGTAGATGGTTAATGAATGTTTGATTGGAATGTACAAATATAATGTCTATTTTTCCAATCAATTCGTTCTTAGCATGTGTATTGTTTTTTCTAAGAGGACtatccaatttattttatagaaaatttggtgatatttttatttgttgtcCATTTTGTGTCTTATTATGTAtgtgtaatttttattaatataatgtcTTTTAAAAGTAGTAAATTTATTGATTAACAAATGTGGATTGATGTAATTTTGATATAATTTTGTTGAAAAGATCAATTCATTCGGTTTTTAGAatgtatcaatttgaattttcattacttttatccATTTTAAGGCCTGAAAATAAGCTCATTTTTTTAGTCTTAGCGAGCCTATTAAAATTACGTTCAAACCTAATTTACAGGAGGGAAaacaatacaaaagaaaaaataaataaataaaaataacctcttatttcttaaaatattgTATGGGGAAAGGAGTGGGAAGAAAATTTTCCagcccaacccaaaattttctttctttctccttttttgGCCAGGAAAAGgaaagatgaaaaaaatgtgTATACAATATTGATCTCACTATACTCTCGCAACGTACACATTAgacaaaaaattgaatatattagattattatactataattgaataatcattagacaataaattgaataaattaaatatattagattattatactataaattgaatatattatattattataatgtaaaactttattgattacaaaaaaaaaattggtgggttgctacatgcgtcataaCTCCAGTCGttatgacgcatgtagcaacccaccaagaGATGAatgtaaacgatgataaaggagaagaaaatgaagaagatggagCTGAAGGAATTaatagatgcattgattacaaaatgtattaatgtcttaagccaaaatgtaacatcaatctcttgcttttcatcgGAAATAcatcaaggctgctggtggcgccatggatggatggatggtggagaagcctctctcaagctctatcttCGGCATaactccagtcgtcactcgaaaGAGGCTGTGGCGGTGGAGAATCCTCAAAAAGTGTCTGTTCATGCTTCCATCTGTGACCACAAGGATTTGCCTTAAGATAAAAGCTCAGAggccttgaatttgggctctaaagctctatttatagagctcaatcgccGACAGTATTGATAGTCCCGCTCAGAATCACTGCCACTTCTGACGtgataggtgaaatgtcaatatcATCTTATCTTTTTTATACTCCCTAGGTatggtatgcgttcatgcttgtttcTCCTGAAGTATCAACATAATCCACTCANACATAATCCACTCACTTTGCGATCGAACTTCTATCACGGTTATCACTCTGTAGCTGTGGCATTCCATACGACGAACTGGTCTTCATGAAGATCAATGCATGCGAATaactttgcgatggtctgggatcAACACATGTGATCGATTcctacgatagctacaaaaatagacattttgacgcagaATAATGAGTAATATAGGGTTAGCAGAGATTTTTcgtgttgatcgacgcaagctcacttttcacgtGAATTCTCAatattatcaacgcatattctgcttgttagccctcataattctaagtaaacgcCTACAATAGCTTGGATTTCTATTAGCTATCAAAACtactttataaaactagctagcatgagaataatcttttttaaaaacatggtttctttaaaaacattgtaaatacttagtcactcacaacttttagGACTACTCCTCAAAAGTTGATATGCTTCTAACACTGGTGTCAATCCTGtggacacaaaagcatatatttaGCTACTAGCATTGATCacccttttgagactaactcTAAAATAAGCCTTGCGTTCAGCCTTCACCTAGAAGACCTTCACTCAAACGCATACCTTGCTGTAGGTCTAGTACTTAGAAATTTCTTTAAGACTTTGGCTCTTGCTATGCGTCCAACCACACCTCACCATCGCATCCCATTTATGTAACCAACACTTGTTCTAAGTGTTCCTTCTGCCGCACATGGTCATCCGAAAAGGCTGTTATGCATCCAAAACTTCAATGCAAGCTTTCCTCAGCCCACACAGCAAGTCCAATGCATAGGATTGCTCAACCCTTAGTCTATCCGAGCGCCTACTTTGAGCTGCCAACTTACTCAACCCAAGCAACTGCCTGCTTGTTTATAAAATTCTAGATTTTTCTTACTGTATTAATAACCCAAGCAGCTGCTTGCTTGTTTAGAATCGCCttaggaagcttaccttaaaatttcagcttcaaACTCTTTGTGGTTCGTCCTGGAGCCTCAATTCTTCATCGATGACCTGGATTCACCCGTGAACTGAACCTCTAGCCACTTTTTCCATTCTCCGGCCTTATTTTGGTGAGACCTTCTTTCGAAAGCATCATCTCTGAAACTAGACTCTCATAGCTTTCCAATGACACCAAGATCTCTCAATTTGCACCGAGAAATTATTCAAACCGAGCTTTTGAAGTTCAGCCTCCCTTTTATACTACTTCCCATAGTTTACCATTAAAGCCTAATATGACACCTCCAGCTTAAATGGAGTTAAATCTGGTGCTTAGGATAATTGTTGCCCCTTAATCGGTGGTTAAAACCGATTACTTCATTCACTATCAATGCATGCTTCAACTAGGTTCAACGCA contains:
- the LOC120091723 gene encoding zinc finger CCCH domain-containing protein 18-like isoform X1, with translation MPYFAYNACVEMHMEFSDYTRVVFHRISKIDPENVKKIIGFLLLHDHGDQEMARLALGPDSHIQEVIMLAKNELHQLRSMPAPVSPPSLSPSHGGFISSAIRNRQFSTSPPGWEQPQLTNKPTPDYIPLSYSDSMYELHNPHFFCLDDHMEPSNSGLSSFDCRYVENAAMVNSFITRNTRHYSNVPEFQPRTCHYFNKGFCKHGSSCRYLHSGSLYNSNSNVNDDHVFRPGSLERLEFEIVELLKSRRGSPISIASLPMIYYEKYGKVLQAEGYLTESQRHGKSGFSLTKLLTRLKSSIQVIDRPHGQHAVILAEDAPKFMDHRKDKNDPGPIVSSARQIYMTFPADSTFTEDDVSDYFSVHYGLVEDVRIPCQQRRMFGFVTFHSIETVKLILSDDSEHLICGARVLVKPYREKSKLLERKYQERIEQQNQDYFSSRYNNLEPEQLHLIARGYDFSPTMLRLRMEEQQQRQQQQHALERSLSEMTLIQKSVVNQPYFSYQMNELKLPVPEERFDHLMDILNVLKSGSGSSSSSSSITDENKQPRNVIDWNHIELNLKSEGYNLPESPFETSTGNNT
- the LOC120091723 gene encoding zinc finger CCCH domain-containing protein 18-like isoform X2 — encoded protein: MHMEFSDYTRVVFHRISKIDPENVKKIIGFLLLHDHGDQEMARLALGPDSHIQEVIMLAKNELHQLRSMPAPVSPPSLSPSHGGFISSAIRNRQFSTSPPGWEQPQLTNKPTPDYIPLSYSDSMYELHNPHFFCLDDHMEPSNSGLSSFDCRYVENAAMVNSFITRNTRHYSNVPEFQPRTCHYFNKGFCKHGSSCRYLHSGSLYNSNSNVNDDHVFRPGSLERLEFEIVELLKSRRGSPISIASLPMIYYEKYGKVLQAEGYLTESQRHGKSGFSLTKLLTRLKSSIQVIDRPHGQHAVILAEDAPKFMDHRKDKNDPGPIVSSARQIYMTFPADSTFTEDDVSDYFSVHYGLVEDVRIPCQQRRMFGFVTFHSIETVKLILSDDSEHLICGARVLVKPYREKSKLLERKYQERIEQQNQDYFSSRYNNLEPEQLHLIARGYDFSPTMLRLRMEEQQQRQQQQHALERSLSEMTLIQKSVVNQPYFSYQMNELKLPVPEERFDHLMDILNVLKSGSGSSSSSSSITDENKQPRNVIDWNHIELNLKSEGYNLPESPFETSTGNNT